ttgtttgtgtttgttgttgttgtttgtgtttgttgtttttgtttttgtttgttgttgttgttgtttgttgttgtttgttgttgattgtgtttgtttttgttgattgtgtttgttttagttgtttgtgttgttgttgttgattgtgtttgttgttgttgtttgtgtttgtttttgttgtttgtgtttgttgttgtttgtgtttgtttttgttgtttgtgtttgttgttgttgttgttgattgtgtttgttgttgttgttgtctgttgttgtcgtttgtgtttgttgttgttgtttgtgtttgttgttgttgttgttgtttgtgtctgcGTTGTTCTGCCGTCCCGCTGACTGCGTCCTGTTCCTCAGACTCTGCGGGTTCGAGCCCTTCTTTGACCCACGGGGGGATCAGTACATGTACAGCCGCATCCTCAACTGCGACTACGAGTTTGTGTCTCCGTGGTGGGACGACGTCTCCCTCAACGCCAAGGACCTGGTGAGTCCCCATCGTCCTCCTGACATCAAGCACTTAAGATCTAggttcatttaaccctttagggcccgctttaatatcacacgcACTCGTaacgctctgcacacaaaatgcactttttaatatcagtgtaaaaatatgacacattaatattatgttCTATCAGGCCTCATCATAAACGTCAtatattcattgattttcagaattaaaaaaacaaacaatgatgtTCGGACTCCTCCATGCTCAGgatatttttttgctgcttacAGTCAaacagcacaatgtgcttaaatttacctgaagtgtgtttcagatggagcttttcattttgatataacgctggaaagtttaattaataataattcataagtttattacactccaacacaccatggtcacatgacactgtgtcagtgaactatgagggcaaaaaacaaaccacagaaaaaagctaaataattgTTCTTTAGTCGTAATCAGAGTAAAATGTAAAGTGTTAAGtaaatggtgatattgattttaggtttgaggctcggacctttgctgggaggacattttagtaactggacctctgtgagttttagtagaataggtcctccagctggtgatgctgttctacagtttatttgtcatgttcaatgtctgacagaaaataattatttaaaccaaaatttatcaatcaatcaatcaatcaactttatttataaagcaccttaAAGAGCAACAACAGCTAAAACAAAGTGCTGCACATCAGgtcaaataaaatctaaaaacacataaaacaagcagcagcacaataaaacaagaacaataaaacaaataaaaacagcagtcattaaaaaaatcaacaaaagcaaattaaaCTCAGTTTAATTCAGTAAAATCAATGTCTCACGCCGGTTCGAAGGCCTAGGAGTAAAAATGCGTTTTAAGACGGGTTTTAAAGATGGACGGTGAAGGCTTCTGTCTAAGGTGCAACAGTCAGCTGTTCCATAAATCAGGAGCCACAGTGGAAAAGGCTCCGCCCCTTCTGAGCTTCCGCTTAGATTTGGGGATTTCCAGGAGCAGCTGATCAGCTGACCTGAGAGAGCGGGCCGGAGCATACGCAAATGTTTATcgtgatatactgtatatcgatatcgactgatatgaaaaaaattatcgtgATAAGCCTTTATTCCctatcacccagccctaatgCAGCGTGTATTTTCTCCATcggccaaatatggtcaaaatgacctcgtcaggtggaaaatagtcaaaatgacaaattccaagtccaaaacccagaatgacacccagaaataatataagTCATGTTTTCGTGCTTTGATGGGTGGCGAGTTTTCCTGTCAGGACGGCGGTCTGAGCTCTCTTCCTGTCTGGCTGTCTGCAGGTCAGTAAGCTGATCGTCCTTGACCCTCACAAGCGGCTCAGCGTGCGGGAGGCCCTGCAGCACCCCTGGGTGCTCGGCAAAGCCGCCCGCTTCTCCCACATGGACACGGCGCAGAGGAAACTGCAGGAGTTCAACGCTCGACGCAAACTGAAGGTGAGGGCGCTGTCGGTTAGTGTTTGGCCTCAGGTTACATTTCTGGAGACGACTTTTACCGTTATGCAGAACTGTTGTTTGTTGATGAACATGTGTGTCCTCAGGCCGCCATGAAGGCCGTCGTGGCCACCAGCCGGATGCACGAGGGCTCACGGCGTCGCACTGACAGCTGTGAGATTCCCGGCTCGGGGGCTTCCAGGCAGAGCAGTATGCAGCAGGACCCGCCCCCTGACGCAGCAAGGCCCGCCCCCGCAGACAAACAGGACCCGCcccaggagcagcagcaggactcGAAGCCCGCCGATCGCAGCTCCGTCAGCCCCTCACCTCCGTGCAGCCCCAATCCACCCAGCTCTGACATCACGCCCACAGGCCCCGCCCCCACCAGACCTCCGCTGCGGGCCGACGGCCTCCGACAGCCTTCCGTCGTCCCCAAAACTGCGCCGGTCCAGCCCCGACCGCCGCAGAAGAGTTGCTCTGCGATTGAACCCGCCTCCAGGGTGGAGGCTGCGCCAACGCTGACCACACCCCCGAGTCCCAACAGCCTCAGCAACGGCTTCACGACGGGGGCGGAGCCCGCAAGTAAGACCGCCCACTGCCAGTGATCACCTGACCAACAGAGCGGCTTCTGTCAACCacgaaaatattcaaatattaaaatattcagcCTTCCATCGTCACACACGTCCGACACCATTTAACGGgaccaaaaaaacatctgtccTCCTGCAGCGCTTTGGCCACGCTAACATGCgaaaatgctaacatgctaacatgcgAAAATGCTAACACGCtaaaatgctaacatgctaacacgctaaaatgctaacatgctaacatgctaacacgctaacatgctaacacgctaaaatgctaacatgctaacacgCTAACATGCTAACACGCTAACAGCTGCGGATTCACTCAGAGAGTTCTTGCAGCCGCACCGTCCCACTGGTTCCACTGGTTCCTCTGGTTTCCTCTGGTTCCTCTGGTATTATTGGTGAGCTGCTGGTTTCCAGTTTGGAGGCCGGAGATGTTTCAGGATCTGACAAACTGAGATCTTTTGATCCCATATTAGATTTTATCGATTCTTAAATCTGCGCAGAGAATAACAACAAACATGTTGAGGAAATGGTCTCAGATCTCTTTACGGACAGGAAGTGGTTGTAACATCTTAGTTTTTAGGGACTGTTAGTTACTGGTGAGACgaggtcatttctgtttttacaggttaTGGCCGtgttaaattgtcattttggcagtttttaaagaaaacatgcctt
This sequence is a window from Plectropomus leopardus isolate mb unplaced genomic scaffold, YSFRI_Pleo_2.0 unplaced_scaffold4040, whole genome shotgun sequence. Protein-coding genes within it:
- the LOC121939058 gene encoding caM kinase-like vesicle-associated protein, coding for FVSALFCRPADCVLFLRLCGFEPFFDPRGDQYMYSRILNCDYEFVSPWWDDVSLNAKDLVSKLIVLDPHKRLSVREALQHPWVLGKAARFSHMDTAQRKLQEFNARRKLKAAMKAVVATSRMHEGSRRRTDSCEIPGSGASRQSSMQQDPPPDAARPAPADKQDPPQEQQQDSKPADRSSVSPSPPCSPNPPSSDITPTGPAPTRPPLRADGLRQPSVVPKTAPVQPRPPQKSCSAIEPASRVEAAPTLTTPPSPNSLSNGFTTGAEPARASTNIPNTLHTSPQRPPQNYLKNTNLRWPGQTEQDGSLREHTQKNLQHSQMRTFYTTLLHDTVL